A window of Gossypium raimondii isolate GPD5lz chromosome 7, ASM2569854v1, whole genome shotgun sequence genomic DNA:
AATGTAAGacttatttcaagtctttattatcttgTTTTGACCAAAATTATATCTAATATAGATTCATCCTTTTTTATAGAGTCATAAAGAAGCTGGTCAATTTAGACATCGTAGTTGTCCTTATTATGACCAACTTACTGCCATCTACATAATAGATCGAGCCACTAGGAAATATGTTCAAACAACCGCTgatattattgaagaaatagatGTTGAGGATGTAGCTACTGCAAATACTCATACAGAAAGAAACAATATTCATGGATGCAAAGTTGatgtttgtaacaccccttacccgcaTTCCTGATCGGAACaaagtatgaggtattactaaattttttaaaaaaatttcgacagcatttctgcttatttttgcttaaacctcctgcaagttttcaaacacaattcaatattCCAACCAAGTTCAGTTGTATAAACATacacaatttaaccattaataaacactacattttaaatcgaaccataacatatatttacatggtGACGCCCCATTACATAAGccgtctatacatgccataatttccGGAATACTAGTAGCAAAATACCCAAACGTGGatgatagtgtagatgattgtctgactcCGTCCCAATTCGGAGTTGATGGAAATCACTATAATccagggaaaaataaaaacgagtaagcatatagcttagtaagtaaacatatgacaaataaataaatttctcacatgacTACACCatagtataaatttattcacaaataaatttcattgtttgtgtaatttccagcaagctggtTTTCTGTGTCATgaccactaatttatttttatccggagctacagggctccaaattgaattctgtaaattttccctgaaactagacccatatatttttgtatcataaaattttcagaatttttggtcgagccaattagtacagtttattctttaaatcttcccctgtttcactgcccgaCAGTCCTGACCTCCCCTTACAAAAATTCACATAACTCTCtgtaaaagtttcaaacaatgttctcgtttgtttctattaaaaatagactcaaaaaGGAATCCAAGCATATAgatttcaagccataattatttttttataatttttggtgattttccaaagttggaacaggggatttcgaaatcaatccagccctgtctcagtaaaattcaaatatcttttGCTTGctatatttctttcatatgaaaacagactcattcagcttcaatttcatatattatttaacctctaattcattttccaccatttatggtgatttttcataGTTGCCCAACTGTTGTCATTCAAAACAGTTTTGCTTTCAAATTgtctctttttgtatttttgattttcctcccatcttatacatgggttgattaagtatcaaacccaatattcctcccataaacttgtccaccacatatatgaatattcaccttcccaatttactcgttgaacactcggaatgttaaccgttatcggtggattccgcatttagcaaccaccaatgaatcggggaatcagcacacagcaaccccttgggggaatcagcacttagcaacccccttcacatttcagatgcggtggaatcagcacttagcaaccaccaatgaataggggaatcagcacttagcaacccctcgggggaatcagcacttagcaaccccctttcacatttaaaatacggtggaatcagcacttagcaaccaccaatgaatcggggaatcagcacacagcaaccccttggaggaatcagcacttagcaacccccttcacatttcagatgcggtggaatcagcacttagcaaccaccaataaatcggggaatcagcataCAACAACCCCTTTATATGCAATATGCTTcggcctattccgagtgttcaaccaaaAATCGTGTTTTGCAACCccttaccacctttcccaatttaacaacatttttggaATCTtgccaaaaatttattttatattcaaataaatctcaacacatatcaaataatatcaaaataatacattaagtcacatgtttacttacctcggtgcaaaatatcgtaattttgcaattcactccactatcttttctttttctcgttTGAGATAATCTTCCCATctctcttgatctataatagcaaatttaacccgtttaatgttcacatttattaaaataatcctctacccaactttttgaaaatttacaattttgcccccaaacttttacatatttacacttttgtccctaagctcggaaattaaacttcatcacttattcttaggttttatgacatgctgaacatttttcccttctatggaaacatcaaattctcactctaacacatacttttgaacattaactatttttaccgattatgtcaatttacccgttttcgtttaaaatcgcttatcaaaagttgtttaacattatttatagcttcatatttcaccataaaacagaaaaataaacacatttcacctatgggtatttttccaaatatgaaccctaacacgaattattgatagaataagctaaattaagttaccgggactccaaaaacgtaaagaacattaaaaacggggcttggaatcacttactattgagcttggaagcttaaaaaccctaactatggcttcccccttgctgatttcgttcaccatgaagaagatgagcacattttgccatctttttccctttttaattctttttattactaaatgactaaaatgcccccatttaaaaaaaaatctatttcacccatttcttatgtctatttttgtccatcaattaactaatggtataattaccatataaggaccctcaatttataatttcataacaattagacacttctaacatgtagaactcaacttttgcactttttacaatttagtccttttgactaaattgagtgcccaaacgtcgaaattttcaaacgaaatttttacgaaatttttccgtaaaattgtagaccatgaaaatataataataatcatattttctctcgtcggatttgtggtccccaaaaccactattccgactagacCCAGAATCGAGCTGTTACAATGTTTCTTTGGATGAGATGAATCTCTCAGCTACACAACCACAATCATCTAGAAACCAAGGTGAATCCACATtttcaaataagaaaaaaaaagatttctgATGCAAGTGATCATATTTCTTCTACTTTATTTACTGATGCTGCCACGTTATTGGCGAAAAACATATGAACCGTTGGCGTTGAAATAAGTAGGAGCATTGCCTCCGAAGTTCTAATTCAACAAAAGTCAGAAATGGTCATTCAAGAAAGTGCTCTAGAATTATATCCAACCTTATGTGAAGTAGAAGGATTAACTGAGGATGAGCGCTACCGCGCGCTGAGCAAAATTCTAGACCATCCAATGCAAatgctcattttctttagtCTACCTTCTTCTATGCGATTGGAATGGGTGagaagatttctttctgacTATTAAAATCCATGGTTGTGTTAGTGATGTTTTGGTAACTTtttgtatatgtaatatttagatagtataatgacatgatagaatgtcattacaatgttgtaaaatttaacatataaattatgacatataagctaatgaaatcatgtaactttttgttaatatatgaacattatgtttgaatgtaaaatataattctcaagctatttattacttctaatattttgctttttttattttagaataattaaattatttgtttcactaatgatattttagcatattaaatatgtattgcagtttaaaaataataaattaggttatatattattttataatattatatattatgattttttaatttatattttgataataattatattaagaatgttattaaattatatattattttattaaattgtatttaataataattatgttaaaatatgattaaattatttatttttatttttattaaaatatattcataataatcttattaaaatttaatagaaattatttcaaaaaaaaattaatagaaataacaataattatctacctaaaaattttgttaagggtactttggtcatttaagccttttttttccttatgctattacaacatctattccattcaaccaaacacaagaatgtTTTTATAGCTCTATTCCATTCCtcctttcaaccaaacaattgaattactgattACAGCTCTATTTCATTACAACCCTATTCTattacagtgaaccaaacgtACCCCTaatgtctcatcggttaaaccgaagcaaattggcactcggtgcctcatcgactcgtgGTCGAAGTAACCCTAAACACTTCCTATCTTATGACATGTCATCTATATTCAACTCAGCCCGAATAGTTAATAGAGTTTTCATTTCATATTGCAATACAACCAATgtcttaatttcatatatattatcaaCATGTGTGCATTTATTTAACTTGAAATCAACCAcaatttttcaatatatatttaatttattcattcataaaaatacatatacttCTTAAATATACATAATTGAGTCATTCTaatcatcaaataattcaaatcaacCCAATTGAACAAGAATCTCACCTCAATTACTTACCATGCACAAACAAACCAATATGCAGAAAGTTATAAAttagttcggattatagaaacacaaaccataATTTCCGAGCTACTTGTCGTCGACcttgtcttttcctttctttctcgAGGATTATGAGACGATGTTAGCTATGGattgaaaacaattaaaataaattaaaaacatacaacccaatttgctctcaattacaaaatttatactaCTTTTGCATAAAATTCAATATGGTCCCCCAAAACTAGGACTATTATAACTTCACAATTAACCTTCCAACATTAGGCCGAATTTTCCTAGAGTCCCTATAAGACTTCCTCCTTCCCAAATAAACccctaaatttaaatttctgcacaacttagtcctttttGCATGGAATTTTCACTTGACTCTACAAAATAGTCCAATTTCATTTCTAACCTCAAAATCtatcaaaataacatcaaaaactTAATTTTCTCTACAATGGCAACTTTCATgaacttcaaaatttctaaaaatttcatcatggaTAAGCTAgcgactccaaaaacataaaatttatataaaaaggactaagatttatataaaaaggactaagatatactaaccaaattgaGCTTCAAAAATCAATTGCTATAGCCGAATGCTCATTCTTTTTCTATCTCAATTTTCGGCatgcaaaatgaaaatgaaggtTTGTTTCTCTTTCTCCCCACTTTGTTAATTACttacattttgtttttattttattataacatacattttaacttaattattaataatatatttaacatataatacaTATAAGACTAAACATAATCCTCCACTatcaaaagtatatataatggcatatttacttaataagtACCTTAATCTAATTCCACCtttgtaatttaatattgattCCAACTTTTATCACTTACTTGATTTACTCCTATActtaaattaaaccctaattccAAAAAATTACCTAATCGAAATTAAATTCGCTTTTGAGATAACTCTGtaaatacttaataaaaatatttacgagtctagtTTACGAAAACGGGGtctcaaaaccataattttcgGCACCACTGACTTTCAAGTCATTACAAATTTCAAGGGTTCCTCtcttaatttaagaaaaataccaaattacaaagaaaacaaagctttctttctttcatccATGGTAGACATGAGCTCGGGAAAGATGGAGGGAATTCTTTTCCTTTCCATCTTTTACttaatgattaattaatgtaaaaatatctttaaaaaaagtaataataaaataataatacaatatttcaaccaATAACATTCCTACACCATTCATCcttaattattacatttaatatttattcaaattgtgAAATGACCACTTTACCCTtaaacattctctataatttcTTCCTTaaatcatcacttaatttggtaaaattgtaatttagtccctcagATTTCTTCATtgattcaatttggtcattGCTTACAAATTTTGTATCACAAGAAATTGGGTTATTTTTACCTTTGgtcctttaattttttcatatttacattttaacccctcaaacttcaaataattatacttgagtCTCAAAACTTTTCTCATCTTCACGTTTGGTCccactttaaaataatatatcacAAGATACTTCTTAACTCAACTTTCTCTGGCATCCATCGACCTtctcttttatcatttatattctttattttactttaccGAGAAATCCCCTACGCACTATTCTAGCTTAATACTAATTTTATAGCATAACGattttaggggtgttacatgcaaAAATATTCCGCTCTCGCCTCAGAACCTCGATGAACTTCACAAGATTGACTTGTGAGGGAGAACCAATGAAGACTGATTTAGATTCCATGCCAAGTATATCAACTTCTGGGCACATAGGTACAATTTTCTACCTATGTgcgaataaattatcaaatcacaTTAGGCGACGTATTCAGATTACATGACATGGTTTAGACTTAATGGTAAGCCATATCTATTTTCGGAAGAGGAAAGGAGTAGACATTCATCGTAGAAGGCCAACACGACCCCATATGAGGTCGCGATCGGGAGTACATGGATCAAGTTCATCATTAGCTCCAACTCCAAATCCTATACCGATAGGTGCACTTCCAGGTCAGTATGATTCATATTTTTCTGGTACATTTACTAACAACCCTATGTTTTTCATATAAGTACTGAATTATGCACTATCATCGAGATATTCCCCGTCATTCATTTCTTCATCATACCATGCATCAACACCTTCCCCAACAATATTTTTTTGCACCACCTCCATCTGTAAGAGTATATTACACGCCAATACCATAAAAAAAACCATTGTATCCAGAACCGCCTATAATTCCAGCATTCTATGCACAACCAAGTAGTTTGATACCATATATTTCTTTGTCGATAGTGTCACAAACACCACCGAAATCACTTCTCTTCAGAAGTGGGTCATCTTTATAACCGCCTACTAATACAACCAGTGATATTCAATGACAACCTAGGATGCAAATACAATCTAGCATAGAAGAacaagatgaagatgaagatgaagataaCGTTGGAGATGGAGATGgagatgatgataatgatgatgacgAAGATGGAGGTGATGAAGATGATGGTGATAATTAGCTGGAACTTCAACCACGATGAAATCCTCTTCGTAATCGACATCCATAAAGTTGTGGCACACATTTGGTCTGACGACAGAGAtggtttttcatattaaaattttttatgtacATCATCATTTAGTttgttaacttttaaatttttttaatttatatatttaatgcttccatttatatttgtattgttTTTATACATCATAAATTTActtctttacatttttatcaaaaaaaaatatttgtttgtatgtttaattcaattttgaattatccactagttttaaaattttggaaatgatGGAATTGAGTGAGAAAACATTGAATTTGGTTTGGGTATATATAGGGGATTTTAGGGACTTTAGGGCAATTTTTTTACCAttggaattaattttttatttaaaattgatggttAAAAAATCAAGAGCCATGATGCTTAACCGTTGGCATTCAACggtttgaaattattattattttaaatctgTTGGGCAAAAACACACTCTGTTGGACGTGAAACACATCCATGGTGCACTTTCGCCCATGTGGCACTGCATCCTAGGGAAAGCAGCCTAATtccttgattttttatttattaaaaattgacatttttgcttaattttttcaaatactcaaattcctagagaaaaaaaacacaattttgtAACCAAATACTCAATtcttaaaaaatgtaaaaaaatgttaattaaaaattgtaaaaattataaaaaatataaaattactttttggcattataaattttaaaattttaattaacaatttgtttttttacatttttaagaattttataaattatttggttacaaagttgggtttcaaggacTTTGAGTATTTGGTtacaaaattgtattttttcaCGAGAAATTTGAGTATTTGGATACAAAGTTGGGTTTTCAATAAGAATTTGAGTATTTGgttataaaattgtattttcacGAGAAATTTGAGTAATAGTTATAGATTTTTGTAGTTGTTATATGaaaaaacttgaattaattatttgaaatattttacatataaaaataataatgatatttgaaataattatttgactttataatattagaatataCCATACCTACAATGTAATTGAAAAACAATGAcatttaacacataaaaattatatacagtgaacaatatatcaaaaattagttgaaacttgtaaaagaataaaatattttaacataatgatatttattatataattacatatttactattttttcttataaataaagaagttattaattaaaacataaattaaaaaataaaataacttgataacaacaattttattaattaaaaatttaaaaaaggaaagaaaatgtttgaagcaacatggagaaaaataaaaacaaaaaatggctAGGGAGGGAATCAAACAAAAGTCACAACGATGACAACATCAACATTTAACCACTAAGTCAaaaattatgacatattaataaGAAGCGCTTTTTGAAAGTGCATTTTATtgtaacatataataaaatatccCTTAAATTACAATATTCTCTTATAACTActgaaatcattattatttactcaAACTCTTAATGAACAACACAAGTTTCTAACCAAATACTAAAAGTTCTATTGAAAACCCAAGTTtgtaaaaattcttaattttttaaaaaatgttaattaaaattttaaatatcataaaattataaattttttggcattataaatttttcaattttaattaacaatttttacaGTTTTACAAAGTTGGGTTTCCAATAGTACTTTGAGAGATTTTGAGTCAATAAGTGACGGTTTTATTGATTGTTAGAGAATACTATTATTTGTGagatatattataatttaaaaaatattttgttatgtgtcaTATAAAGAGATTGTGAATCGATGACATGAAACGTTGACCCCGGATGTTGACCGATATTGACGGGTCAACATGCCACATCATCAGTTTATATGACACGTAACAGAATATTTCCTAAATTACAATATATctaacaaataacaatattttttaataactaCTAGAATCATTAACTATTGACTCAAAATTCTaatgaaaaatacaatttttctaagtaaatattaagaaaatcaacattaaaaattcttaaaatatttttaattaaaaactgtaaaatttatagtgccaaaaaataatattatgatttttcaacatatatgaataataaaatctacAAAATAggtgaataaatttattagctCCCTCTAAAAGTGCAATGGGTGGGTAACATTGTTGTGCTGACGTGTCGTCCtgttcgaaaaaaaattaaaaattactgcttttgtttgtctatttttttctttctcgatCGCTTCCGGATCTTCTCTTACAAACAGTCCTTTTATTAACTCCCAGTTGTTAGGGTTTGTTTCTTTGTCTCCCTCTTCTCTCTCTCGATTCCTTCATTCCCATCCCCCAATTCTCCCATTTCTTTttcaccatttaaaatatcaacgAAAATCTCAATCTTCCTCACATTTTCATTCACAAACCAACCCTTTCATGGCCAAGACCAAACCTGGCAAGAAGGACCTTGATTCCTACGCTATCAAAGGCACCAACAAAGTTGTTCGTCGTATGTTTCTATCTAAAcccatctctttctttttcctttttacatttaaaaaacaTCCCAAAATTCGTTTTCGTTTTTTCTTAGACCTTTCTtgtcttaaaatttataacacaCAAATGTGTTTGGATTTTGGGAATGGttggatattttttatatttggtttgtTTTGCAGCTGGTGATTGTGTGCTGATGAGACCGTCGGACTCCGATAAACCACCATACGTGGCTCGTGTAGAGAAGATCGAGGCCGACCATCGGAACAATGTGAAGGTTCGAGTTCGATGGTACTATCGGCCGGAGGAGTCTATTGGGGGGAGAAGACAGTTCCATGGAGCCAAGGAGCTCTTTTTATCAGACCATTATGATGTGCAAAGTGCCCACACCATTGAAGGAAAGTGTATCGTCCACACTTTCAAAAACTACACTAAGCTTGAAAATGTTGGTGCTGAAGATTACTTTTGTAGGTTCGAATATAAGGCCGCCACCGGTGGTTTCACTCCGGACCGGGTGGCAGTGTGAGTAGCTTCGgttttttcttatgttttcgGGTTAAGTTTAgggtaattttctttttccagtgTCTTATATGTCCTTGGAGTTTGTTCACTAACTCTTCGGGGTTTCGGTTTTGAAGGTATTGCAAATGTGAGATGCCAT
This region includes:
- the LOC105802479 gene encoding chromatin remodeling protein EBS, with amino-acid sequence MAKTKPGKKDLDSYAIKGTNKVVRPGDCVLMRPSDSDKPPYVARVEKIEADHRNNVKVRVRWYYRPEESIGGRRQFHGAKELFLSDHYDVQSAHTIEGKCIVHTFKNYTKLENVGAEDYFCRFEYKAATGGFTPDRVAVYCKCEMPYNPDDLMVQCEGCKDWFHPSCMEMTIEEAKGLDHFLCSDCTSEDDAKRSMNTFPVSASLEPKVEPKRRKR